From the genome of Thermococcus sp.:
ATGATATCACCCACAGCCCCGAGTCAGAGCCAACGAGAACCTTATTCCCCCACAGGAGAACGCTCCATGTGTAGTTTCCCAAGCGCTTTTCCCAGGCAAGTTTACCGTTCCGGAAGAGGTAAACCCGGCCCGAAGCATCGCCCGCAACGGCGACATCGAAACGCTGACTACAGCCTCTCGCAGGTTCATCTCCCACAGGACTTTGCCATCTTTAAAGGCCTGAACCCATCTGCCCTCGGTACCGATGAGTAAAATATCGTCGTCGGAGAGAGCTGAGGAATAGGCTATTCCCCTCGTTGGGACCTTCCAGAGGAGCTTTCCGTTGGGACTAAGCAGTTCAGCGTAGTAGCCGAAGGCCAGCCCAATCGTTCCGTTCTCGTTTAAGGCCATCGAGAAGACGGCGCATGTGTCTGAGTAGCTCCAGAGATGGGAGGGCTCAAGAGCGGAGGCGTATGGTAGGAGTAACAGGATGAGTGCGATTGCAACGAACGTTTGGCTTTTCATCTCAAACACTGGCATTCGTTTGGGCCACCTAATAAAAAGCTTTCCAGTGTATAGTGCTAAAGCACTTTTGTTTTCTTCTCTCGTTAGGCTAAACAAACGATGTTAACCTTTGGTTTACAATTTTCGGGTTTAAAAACGCTTTTTTAGGCTCTGGCAGAGTTCATACTGAGGAACAAAAATGGTCGT
Proteins encoded in this window:
- a CDS encoding PQQ-binding-like beta-propeller repeat protein, with translation MKSQTFVAIALILLLLPYASALEPSHLWSYSDTCAVFSMALNENGTIGLAFGYYAELLSPNGKLLWKVPTRGIAYSSALSDDDILLIGTEGRWVQAFKDGKVLWEMNLREAVVSVSMSPLRAMLRAGFTSSGTVNLPGKSAWETTHGAFSCGGIRFSLALTRGCG